A stretch of the Drosophila sulfurigaster albostrigata strain 15112-1811.04 chromosome 2L, ASM2355843v2, whole genome shotgun sequence genome encodes the following:
- the LOC133837236 gene encoding involucrin-like, translating into MKLVTILLLLIVVLYVVNSINAQRIRPDEPQEEQLGKLLEEQQGALQGVQLDEQLGGLLEESQGDQLNETQVALQGHRLEEQLGGLVDKLHGDRLDEPQGVQLEEQHHQEHQGALLEEQQGALQGVQLDEQLGGLLEEHQGALLEEQQGALQGVQLDEQLGGLLEESQGDQLNETQVALQGHRLEEQLGGLVDKLHGDRLDEPQGVQLEEQHHQEHQGALLEEQQGALQGVQLDEQLGGLLEEHQGALLEEQQGALQGVQLDEQLGGLLEESQGDQLDETQVALQGDRLEEQLGGLVDKLHGDRLDEPQGVQLEEQLGGLLEESQGDRLDDPQDALQGDRLEEQLVGLLDQILGDRLEEPQGVLREVLPSILLEEQQYELQGG; encoded by the exons ATGAAACTAGTTACAATTTTGTTACTTCTCATCGTAGTCCTGTATGTGGTCAATTCCATAAACGCCCAAAGAATTAGACCTG ACGAACCACAAGAAGAACAACTAGGAAAACTTTTAGAAGAACAACAAGGCGCCCTACAAGGCGTCCAACTAGACGAACAACTAGGAGGACTACTAGAAGAATCACAAGGCGACCAACTAAACGAAACACAGGTCGCCCTACAAGGCCATCGACTAGAAGAACAACTAGGAGGCCTAGTAGACAAACTACACGGCGACAGACTAGACGAACCACAAGGCGTCCAACTAGAAGAACAACATCATCAAGAACATCAAGGCGCCCTACTAGAAGAACAACAAGGCGCTCTGCAAGGCGTCCAACTAGACGAACAACTAGGAGGACTACTAGAAGAACATCAAGGCGCCCTACTAGAAGAACAACAAGGCGCCCTACAAGGCGTCCAACTAGACGAACAACTAGGAGGACTACTAGAAGAATCACAAGGCGACCAACTAAACGAAACACAGGTCGCCCTACAAGGCCATCGACTAGAAGAACAACTAGGAGGCCTAGTAGACAAACTACACGGCGACAGACTAGACGAACCACAAGGCGTCCAACTAGAAGAACAACATCATCAAGAACATCAAGGCGCCCTACTAGAAGAACAACAAGGCGCTCTGCAAGGCGTCCAACTAGACGAACAACTAGGAGGACTACTAGAAGAACATCAAGGCGCCCTACTAGAAGAACAACAAGGCGCCCTACAAGGCGTCCAACTAGACGAACAACTAGGAGGACTACTAGAAGAATCACAAGGCGACCAACTAGACGAAACACAGGTCGCCCTACAAGGCGACCGACTAGAAGAACAACTAGGAGGCCTAGTAGACAAACTACACGGCGACCGACTAGACGAACCACAAGGCGTCCAACTAGAAGAACAACTAGGAGGACTACTAGAAGAATCACAAGGCGACCGACTAGACGATCCACAGGACGCCCTACAAGGCGACCGACTAGAAGAACAACTAGTAGGCCTACTAGACCAAATACTAGGCGACCGACTCGAAGAACCACAAGGCGTTCTACGAGAAGTTCTTCCAAGCATCCTACTAGAAGAGCAACAATACGAACTACAAGGAGGCTGA
- the LOC133850488 gene encoding salivary glue protein Sgs-3-like isoform X1 codes for MKLVTVVLLLVVVLYVVTSVNAQGRRPPRPPGTSPGRPRPTTRRTTVRTTRRTTGRTTRRTTGRTTRRTTGRSTRRSTRRSTRRTTGRTTRRSTRRTTRRTTGRTTRRSTRRTTRRTTRRTTSRPSCNEVCTDDFQPVCGTVVRDGRIINCNFSNQCNLDNHSCQRREVWTSTRGNCAQKSSNRDCA; via the exons ATGAAACTAGTCACAGTTGTATTGCTTCTCGTGGTGGTCCTGTATGTGGTTACTTCGGTGAACGCGCAAGGACGCAGACCACCTCGACCACCTGGAACATCACCAGGTAGACCTAGACCTACTACAAGGCGTACTACGGTACGAACTACAAGACGTACTACTGGAAGAACAACGAGACGTACCACTGGAAGAACAACAAGGCGGACTACTGGAAGATCTACAAGACGTAGCACTAGAAGATCAACGAGGCGGACAACTGGAAGAACTACGAGACGTAGCACTAGAAGAACTACGAGACGGACAACTGGAAGAACTACAAGACGTAgcacaagaagaacaacaaggCGGACAACAAGGCGGACTACTAGTAGACCAAGCTGCAATGAAGTGTGTACAGATGACTTCCAACCTGTTTGTGGAACAGTCGTTCGTGACGGAAGGATCATAAACTGTAATTTTAGCAATCAATGTAACCTTGATAATCACAGCTGTCAAAGACGGGAAG TTTGGACATCAACCCGTGGTAACTGCGCTCAAAAGTCCAGCAACAGAGACTGCGCTTAG
- the LOC133850644 gene encoding uncharacterized protein LOC133850644 — protein sequence MPKQLDHRVQRQLGQGLQPDEPQVVQLEEQPDVPLEEQRDVPLEEQQDEQLEEQRDVQLEEQPDVPLEEQQDVQLEEQRDVPLEEQRDEPQEEQHDVLLEEQRDVPLEEQHDVLQEGQRDVPQQDRAAMIIVHQTFNPFVEQFFGREGS from the coding sequence ATGCCCAAGCAACTAGATCACCGGGTACAGCGGCAGCTGGGCCAAGGCCTACAACCAGACGAACCACAAGTCGTACAACTGGAAGAACAACCAGACGTACCACTGGAAGAACAACGAGACGTACCACTGGAAGAACAACAAGACGAACAACTGGAAGAACAACGAGACGTACAACTGGAAGAACAACCAGACGTACCACTGGAAGAACAACAAGACGTACAACTGGAAGAACAACGAGACGTACCACTGGAAGAACAACGAGACGAACCACAGGAAGAACAACACGACGTACTACTGGAAGAACAACGAGACGTACCACTGGAAGAACAACACGACGTACTACAAGAAGGACAACGAGACGTACCACAACAGGACCGAGCTGCAATGATAATTGTCCACCAGACTTTCAACCCGTTTGTGGAACAGTTTTTCGGGAGGGAAGGTTCATAA
- the LOC133850488 gene encoding salivary glue protein Sgs-3-like isoform X2: MKLVTVVLLLVVVLYVVTSVNAQGRRPPRPTTRRTTVRTTRRTTGRTTRRTTGRTTRRTTGRSTRRSTRRSTRRTTGRTTRRSTRRTTRRTTGRTTRRSTRRTTRRTTRRTTSRPSCNEVCTDDFQPVCGTVVRDGRIINCNFSNQCNLDNHSCQRREVWTSTRGNCAQKSSNRDCA; the protein is encoded by the exons ATGAAACTAGTCACAGTTGTATTGCTTCTCGTGGTGGTCCTGTATGTGGTTACTTCGGTGAACGCGCAAGGACGCAGACCAC CTAGACCTACTACAAGGCGTACTACGGTACGAACTACAAGACGTACTACTGGAAGAACAACGAGACGTACCACTGGAAGAACAACAAGGCGGACTACTGGAAGATCTACAAGACGTAGCACTAGAAGATCAACGAGGCGGACAACTGGAAGAACTACGAGACGTAGCACTAGAAGAACTACGAGACGGACAACTGGAAGAACTACAAGACGTAgcacaagaagaacaacaaggCGGACAACAAGGCGGACTACTAGTAGACCAAGCTGCAATGAAGTGTGTACAGATGACTTCCAACCTGTTTGTGGAACAGTCGTTCGTGACGGAAGGATCATAAACTGTAATTTTAGCAATCAATGTAACCTTGATAATCACAGCTGTCAAAGACGGGAAG TTTGGACATCAACCCGTGGTAACTGCGCTCAAAAGTCCAGCAACAGAGACTGCGCTTAG